In Acinonyx jubatus isolate Ajub_Pintada_27869175 chromosome A3, VMU_Ajub_asm_v1.0, whole genome shotgun sequence, a genomic segment contains:
- the SNPH gene encoding syntaphilin isoform X2: MPGSGPNERMTWPGPALPTAPPTRPLSSAPGTPPIPPLTRTRSLMAMSLPGSRRASAGSRRRTSPPVSVRDAYGTSSLSSSSNSGSCKGSDSSPTPRRSMKYTLCSDNHGVKPPTPEQYLTPLQQKEVCIRHLKARLKDTQDRLQDRDTEIDDLKTQLSRMQEDWIEEECHRVEAQLALKEARKEIKQLKQVIDTVKNNLIDKDKGLQKYFVDINIQNKKLETLLHSMEVAQDGMAKEDGAGESAGGSPARSLTRSSTYTKLSDPAVCGDRPPGEQPGASGEDGADSGFAVTDDTLSRTDALEASSLLSSGVDCGPEEGSLHGGFSLGPRFPASNTYEKLLCGTEAGVQASCVQERAIQTDFVQYQPDLDTILEKVTRAQVCGAVPESGHGCPEPEPRPPGPKDPDSAVVVTVGDELEAPEPVTRGPSPHRPGADPNPSVSVACPVEDEEEVAAAEKEPKSYWSRHYIVDLLAVVVPAVPTVAWLCRSQRRQGQPIYNISSLLRGCCTVALHSIRRISCRSLSQQGPGGPGGGSQL; the protein is encoded by the exons ATGCCAGGCAGCGGCCCCAACGAGAGGATGACATGGCCTGGTCCGGCCCTCCCCACGGCCCCCCCAACGCGCCCTCTTTCCTCAGCCCCGGGGACACCGCCCATCCCACCCCTCACCCGGACCCGCAGCCTCATGGCCATGTCCCTGCCGGGCAGTAGACGGGCCTCTGCTGGATCCCGCAG gcgCACCTCTCCGCCAGTGAGCGTGCGGGACGCCTACGGCACCTCCTctctcagcagcagcagcaactcGGGCTCCTGCAAGGGCAGCGACAGCAGCCCCACGCCCAG GCGCTCCATGAAGTACACGCTGTGCAGCGACAACCACGGCgtcaagccccccaccccagagcagtACCTGACCCCACTGCAGCAGAAGGAGGTGTGCATCCGGCACCTGAAGGCGCGGCTGAAGGACACGCAGGACCGGCTCCAGGACCG GGACACGGAGATTGATGACCTGAAGACACAGCTGTCGCGCATGCAGGAGGACTGGATCGAGGAGGAGTGCCACCGCGTGGAGGCCCAGCTGGCCTTGAAGGAGGCCCGCAAGGAGATCAAGCAGCTCAAGCAGGTCATTGACACGGTCAAGAACAACCTCATTGACAAGGACAAGGGGCTGCAGAAGTACTTCGTGGACATCAACATCCAGAACAAGAAGCTGGAGACGCTGCTGCACAGCATGGAGGTGGCCCAGGACGGCATGGCCAAGGAGGATGGCGCCGGGGAGTCGGCCGGCGGGTCCCCCGCCCGCTCCCTCACCCGCAGCTCCACCTACACCAAGCTGAGTGACCCGGCCGTGTGCGGGGACCGGCCCCCCGGCGAGCAGCCCGGGGCTTCGGGCGAGGACGGGGCTGACAGTGGCTTCGCGGTGACCGACGACACGCTGAGCCGGACGGACGCGCTGGAGGCCAGCAGCCTGCTGTCGTCGGGCGTGGACTGCGGCCCCGAGGAGGGCTCGCTGCACGGCGGCTTCAGCCTGGGACCCCGCTTCCCTGCCAGCAACACCTACGAGAAGCTGCTGTGTGGCACGGAGGCCGGCGTGCAGGCCAGCTGCGTGCAGGAGCGTGCCATCCAGACAGACTTCGTGCAGTACCAGCCGGACCTGGACACCATCCTGGAGAAAGTGACCAGGGCCCAGGTCTGCGGGGCGGTCCCCGAATCGGGGCACGGGTGCCCGGAGCCGGAGCCCCGCCCCCCGGGGCCCAAAGACCCCGACTCGGCCGTGGTGGTGACGGTGGGTGACGAGCTCGAGGCCCCCGAGCCCGTCACCCGAGGGCCGAGCCCTCACCGGCCCGGTGCCGACCCCAACCCGTCGGTGAGCGTGGCGTGCCCCGTGGAAGACGAGGAGGAGGTGGCCGCGGCCGAGAAGGAGCCCAAGAGCTACTGGAGCCGCCACTACATCGTGGATCTGCTGGCCGTGGTGGTGCCGGCCGTGCCCACGGTGGCCTGGCTGTGCCGCTCGCAGCGACGCCAGGGCCAGCCCATTTACAACATCAGCTCCCTGCTGCGGGGCTGCTGCACGGTGGCCTTGCACTCCATCCGCAGGATCAGCTGCCGCTCGCTGAGCCAGCAGGGCCCGGGCGGGCCGGGCGGCGGCTCCCAGCTGTGA
- the SNPH gene encoding syntaphilin isoform X1, with protein MPGSGPNERMTWPGPALPTAPPTRPLSSAPGTPPIPPLTRTRSLMAMSLPGSRRASAGSRSGGPLGRSGLAVFAQCPQLPASQNEHLPLLPASRRTSPPVSVRDAYGTSSLSSSSNSGSCKGSDSSPTPRRSMKYTLCSDNHGVKPPTPEQYLTPLQQKEVCIRHLKARLKDTQDRLQDRDTEIDDLKTQLSRMQEDWIEEECHRVEAQLALKEARKEIKQLKQVIDTVKNNLIDKDKGLQKYFVDINIQNKKLETLLHSMEVAQDGMAKEDGAGESAGGSPARSLTRSSTYTKLSDPAVCGDRPPGEQPGASGEDGADSGFAVTDDTLSRTDALEASSLLSSGVDCGPEEGSLHGGFSLGPRFPASNTYEKLLCGTEAGVQASCVQERAIQTDFVQYQPDLDTILEKVTRAQVCGAVPESGHGCPEPEPRPPGPKDPDSAVVVTVGDELEAPEPVTRGPSPHRPGADPNPSVSVACPVEDEEEVAAAEKEPKSYWSRHYIVDLLAVVVPAVPTVAWLCRSQRRQGQPIYNISSLLRGCCTVALHSIRRISCRSLSQQGPGGPGGGSQL; from the exons ATGCCAGGCAGCGGCCCCAACGAGAGGATGACATGGCCTGGTCCGGCCCTCCCCACGGCCCCCCCAACGCGCCCTCTTTCCTCAGCCCCGGGGACACCGCCCATCCCACCCCTCACCCGGACCCGCAGCCTCATGGCCATGTCCCTGCCGGGCAGTAGACGGGCCTCTGCTGGATCCCGCAG CGGGGGCCCTTTGGGCCGCAGCGGCCTGGCGGTGTTCGCCCAGTGTCCGCAGCTGCCCGCCAGCCAGAACGAGCACctgcctcttctccctgcctccaggcgCACCTCTCCGCCAGTGAGCGTGCGGGACGCCTACGGCACCTCCTctctcagcagcagcagcaactcGGGCTCCTGCAAGGGCAGCGACAGCAGCCCCACGCCCAG GCGCTCCATGAAGTACACGCTGTGCAGCGACAACCACGGCgtcaagccccccaccccagagcagtACCTGACCCCACTGCAGCAGAAGGAGGTGTGCATCCGGCACCTGAAGGCGCGGCTGAAGGACACGCAGGACCGGCTCCAGGACCG GGACACGGAGATTGATGACCTGAAGACACAGCTGTCGCGCATGCAGGAGGACTGGATCGAGGAGGAGTGCCACCGCGTGGAGGCCCAGCTGGCCTTGAAGGAGGCCCGCAAGGAGATCAAGCAGCTCAAGCAGGTCATTGACACGGTCAAGAACAACCTCATTGACAAGGACAAGGGGCTGCAGAAGTACTTCGTGGACATCAACATCCAGAACAAGAAGCTGGAGACGCTGCTGCACAGCATGGAGGTGGCCCAGGACGGCATGGCCAAGGAGGATGGCGCCGGGGAGTCGGCCGGCGGGTCCCCCGCCCGCTCCCTCACCCGCAGCTCCACCTACACCAAGCTGAGTGACCCGGCCGTGTGCGGGGACCGGCCCCCCGGCGAGCAGCCCGGGGCTTCGGGCGAGGACGGGGCTGACAGTGGCTTCGCGGTGACCGACGACACGCTGAGCCGGACGGACGCGCTGGAGGCCAGCAGCCTGCTGTCGTCGGGCGTGGACTGCGGCCCCGAGGAGGGCTCGCTGCACGGCGGCTTCAGCCTGGGACCCCGCTTCCCTGCCAGCAACACCTACGAGAAGCTGCTGTGTGGCACGGAGGCCGGCGTGCAGGCCAGCTGCGTGCAGGAGCGTGCCATCCAGACAGACTTCGTGCAGTACCAGCCGGACCTGGACACCATCCTGGAGAAAGTGACCAGGGCCCAGGTCTGCGGGGCGGTCCCCGAATCGGGGCACGGGTGCCCGGAGCCGGAGCCCCGCCCCCCGGGGCCCAAAGACCCCGACTCGGCCGTGGTGGTGACGGTGGGTGACGAGCTCGAGGCCCCCGAGCCCGTCACCCGAGGGCCGAGCCCTCACCGGCCCGGTGCCGACCCCAACCCGTCGGTGAGCGTGGCGTGCCCCGTGGAAGACGAGGAGGAGGTGGCCGCGGCCGAGAAGGAGCCCAAGAGCTACTGGAGCCGCCACTACATCGTGGATCTGCTGGCCGTGGTGGTGCCGGCCGTGCCCACGGTGGCCTGGCTGTGCCGCTCGCAGCGACGCCAGGGCCAGCCCATTTACAACATCAGCTCCCTGCTGCGGGGCTGCTGCACGGTGGCCTTGCACTCCATCCGCAGGATCAGCTGCCGCTCGCTGAGCCAGCAGGGCCCGGGCGGGCCGGGCGGCGGCTCCCAGCTGTGA
- the SNPH gene encoding syntaphilin isoform X4 — MAMSLPGSRRASAGSRRRTSPPVSVRDAYGTSSLSSSSNSGSCKGSDSSPTPRRSMKYTLCSDNHGVKPPTPEQYLTPLQQKEVCIRHLKARLKDTQDRLQDRDTEIDDLKTQLSRMQEDWIEEECHRVEAQLALKEARKEIKQLKQVIDTVKNNLIDKDKGLQKYFVDINIQNKKLETLLHSMEVAQDGMAKEDGAGESAGGSPARSLTRSSTYTKLSDPAVCGDRPPGEQPGASGEDGADSGFAVTDDTLSRTDALEASSLLSSGVDCGPEEGSLHGGFSLGPRFPASNTYEKLLCGTEAGVQASCVQERAIQTDFVQYQPDLDTILEKVTRAQVCGAVPESGHGCPEPEPRPPGPKDPDSAVVVTVGDELEAPEPVTRGPSPHRPGADPNPSVSVACPVEDEEEVAAAEKEPKSYWSRHYIVDLLAVVVPAVPTVAWLCRSQRRQGQPIYNISSLLRGCCTVALHSIRRISCRSLSQQGPGGPGGGSQL; from the exons ATGGCCATGTCCCTGCCGGGCAGTAGACGGGCCTCTGCTGGATCCCGCAG gcgCACCTCTCCGCCAGTGAGCGTGCGGGACGCCTACGGCACCTCCTctctcagcagcagcagcaactcGGGCTCCTGCAAGGGCAGCGACAGCAGCCCCACGCCCAG GCGCTCCATGAAGTACACGCTGTGCAGCGACAACCACGGCgtcaagccccccaccccagagcagtACCTGACCCCACTGCAGCAGAAGGAGGTGTGCATCCGGCACCTGAAGGCGCGGCTGAAGGACACGCAGGACCGGCTCCAGGACCG GGACACGGAGATTGATGACCTGAAGACACAGCTGTCGCGCATGCAGGAGGACTGGATCGAGGAGGAGTGCCACCGCGTGGAGGCCCAGCTGGCCTTGAAGGAGGCCCGCAAGGAGATCAAGCAGCTCAAGCAGGTCATTGACACGGTCAAGAACAACCTCATTGACAAGGACAAGGGGCTGCAGAAGTACTTCGTGGACATCAACATCCAGAACAAGAAGCTGGAGACGCTGCTGCACAGCATGGAGGTGGCCCAGGACGGCATGGCCAAGGAGGATGGCGCCGGGGAGTCGGCCGGCGGGTCCCCCGCCCGCTCCCTCACCCGCAGCTCCACCTACACCAAGCTGAGTGACCCGGCCGTGTGCGGGGACCGGCCCCCCGGCGAGCAGCCCGGGGCTTCGGGCGAGGACGGGGCTGACAGTGGCTTCGCGGTGACCGACGACACGCTGAGCCGGACGGACGCGCTGGAGGCCAGCAGCCTGCTGTCGTCGGGCGTGGACTGCGGCCCCGAGGAGGGCTCGCTGCACGGCGGCTTCAGCCTGGGACCCCGCTTCCCTGCCAGCAACACCTACGAGAAGCTGCTGTGTGGCACGGAGGCCGGCGTGCAGGCCAGCTGCGTGCAGGAGCGTGCCATCCAGACAGACTTCGTGCAGTACCAGCCGGACCTGGACACCATCCTGGAGAAAGTGACCAGGGCCCAGGTCTGCGGGGCGGTCCCCGAATCGGGGCACGGGTGCCCGGAGCCGGAGCCCCGCCCCCCGGGGCCCAAAGACCCCGACTCGGCCGTGGTGGTGACGGTGGGTGACGAGCTCGAGGCCCCCGAGCCCGTCACCCGAGGGCCGAGCCCTCACCGGCCCGGTGCCGACCCCAACCCGTCGGTGAGCGTGGCGTGCCCCGTGGAAGACGAGGAGGAGGTGGCCGCGGCCGAGAAGGAGCCCAAGAGCTACTGGAGCCGCCACTACATCGTGGATCTGCTGGCCGTGGTGGTGCCGGCCGTGCCCACGGTGGCCTGGCTGTGCCGCTCGCAGCGACGCCAGGGCCAGCCCATTTACAACATCAGCTCCCTGCTGCGGGGCTGCTGCACGGTGGCCTTGCACTCCATCCGCAGGATCAGCTGCCGCTCGCTGAGCCAGCAGGGCCCGGGCGGGCCGGGCGGCGGCTCCCAGCTGTGA
- the SNPH gene encoding syntaphilin isoform X3: MAMSLPGSRRASAGSRSGGPLGRSGLAVFAQCPQLPASQNEHLPLLPASRRTSPPVSVRDAYGTSSLSSSSNSGSCKGSDSSPTPRRSMKYTLCSDNHGVKPPTPEQYLTPLQQKEVCIRHLKARLKDTQDRLQDRDTEIDDLKTQLSRMQEDWIEEECHRVEAQLALKEARKEIKQLKQVIDTVKNNLIDKDKGLQKYFVDINIQNKKLETLLHSMEVAQDGMAKEDGAGESAGGSPARSLTRSSTYTKLSDPAVCGDRPPGEQPGASGEDGADSGFAVTDDTLSRTDALEASSLLSSGVDCGPEEGSLHGGFSLGPRFPASNTYEKLLCGTEAGVQASCVQERAIQTDFVQYQPDLDTILEKVTRAQVCGAVPESGHGCPEPEPRPPGPKDPDSAVVVTVGDELEAPEPVTRGPSPHRPGADPNPSVSVACPVEDEEEVAAAEKEPKSYWSRHYIVDLLAVVVPAVPTVAWLCRSQRRQGQPIYNISSLLRGCCTVALHSIRRISCRSLSQQGPGGPGGGSQL, translated from the exons ATGGCCATGTCCCTGCCGGGCAGTAGACGGGCCTCTGCTGGATCCCGCAG CGGGGGCCCTTTGGGCCGCAGCGGCCTGGCGGTGTTCGCCCAGTGTCCGCAGCTGCCCGCCAGCCAGAACGAGCACctgcctcttctccctgcctccaggcgCACCTCTCCGCCAGTGAGCGTGCGGGACGCCTACGGCACCTCCTctctcagcagcagcagcaactcGGGCTCCTGCAAGGGCAGCGACAGCAGCCCCACGCCCAG GCGCTCCATGAAGTACACGCTGTGCAGCGACAACCACGGCgtcaagccccccaccccagagcagtACCTGACCCCACTGCAGCAGAAGGAGGTGTGCATCCGGCACCTGAAGGCGCGGCTGAAGGACACGCAGGACCGGCTCCAGGACCG GGACACGGAGATTGATGACCTGAAGACACAGCTGTCGCGCATGCAGGAGGACTGGATCGAGGAGGAGTGCCACCGCGTGGAGGCCCAGCTGGCCTTGAAGGAGGCCCGCAAGGAGATCAAGCAGCTCAAGCAGGTCATTGACACGGTCAAGAACAACCTCATTGACAAGGACAAGGGGCTGCAGAAGTACTTCGTGGACATCAACATCCAGAACAAGAAGCTGGAGACGCTGCTGCACAGCATGGAGGTGGCCCAGGACGGCATGGCCAAGGAGGATGGCGCCGGGGAGTCGGCCGGCGGGTCCCCCGCCCGCTCCCTCACCCGCAGCTCCACCTACACCAAGCTGAGTGACCCGGCCGTGTGCGGGGACCGGCCCCCCGGCGAGCAGCCCGGGGCTTCGGGCGAGGACGGGGCTGACAGTGGCTTCGCGGTGACCGACGACACGCTGAGCCGGACGGACGCGCTGGAGGCCAGCAGCCTGCTGTCGTCGGGCGTGGACTGCGGCCCCGAGGAGGGCTCGCTGCACGGCGGCTTCAGCCTGGGACCCCGCTTCCCTGCCAGCAACACCTACGAGAAGCTGCTGTGTGGCACGGAGGCCGGCGTGCAGGCCAGCTGCGTGCAGGAGCGTGCCATCCAGACAGACTTCGTGCAGTACCAGCCGGACCTGGACACCATCCTGGAGAAAGTGACCAGGGCCCAGGTCTGCGGGGCGGTCCCCGAATCGGGGCACGGGTGCCCGGAGCCGGAGCCCCGCCCCCCGGGGCCCAAAGACCCCGACTCGGCCGTGGTGGTGACGGTGGGTGACGAGCTCGAGGCCCCCGAGCCCGTCACCCGAGGGCCGAGCCCTCACCGGCCCGGTGCCGACCCCAACCCGTCGGTGAGCGTGGCGTGCCCCGTGGAAGACGAGGAGGAGGTGGCCGCGGCCGAGAAGGAGCCCAAGAGCTACTGGAGCCGCCACTACATCGTGGATCTGCTGGCCGTGGTGGTGCCGGCCGTGCCCACGGTGGCCTGGCTGTGCCGCTCGCAGCGACGCCAGGGCCAGCCCATTTACAACATCAGCTCCCTGCTGCGGGGCTGCTGCACGGTGGCCTTGCACTCCATCCGCAGGATCAGCTGCCGCTCGCTGAGCCAGCAGGGCCCGGGCGGGCCGGGCGGCGGCTCCCAGCTGTGA
- the SDCBP2 gene encoding syntenin-2 isoform X2, with amino-acid sequence MSTLYPSLEDLKMDQAIQAQARAAPRMPALPVSQPSVLYPSLAELENYMGLSLSSQEVQQNLLQIPEGASMVGSGPLLGQLVAPVSGNSQGTRRAEIKPGMREIHLCKDECGKTGLRLRAIDQGLFVQLVKANSPASLVGLRFGDQILQIDGCDCAGWSTDRAHRVLKRASAEKIVMAVRDRPFQRTVTMHKDSTGHVGFVIKKGKVVSVVRGSSAARNGLLTNHSVCEVNGQNVIGLKDKEVTEILATAGSVVTLTIIPTVIYEHMVKNGETAAFSRHTVL; translated from the exons ATGTCCACGCTGTACCCATCTCTGGAGGACCTAAAGATGGACCAAGCCATTCAG GCCCAGGCCAGAGCTGCGCCCAGGATGCCCGCCCTGCCAGTCTCCCAGCCTTCAG TTTTGTACCCAAGCCTGGCGGAATTGGAAAATTATATGGGTCTTTCCCTCTCCAGCCAAGAAGTCcagcagaacctgcttcagattccagaAGGTGCTAGT ATGGTGGGCTCTGGCCCCTTGCTGGGCCAGCTGGTGGCACCGGTGTCTGGGAACAGCCAAGGTACGCGGCGTGCAGAGATCAAGCCTGGAATGCGCGAGATCCACCTGTGCAAGGACGAGTGTGGCAAGACGGGCCTGCGGCTAAGGGCCATCGACCAG GGGCTCTTTGTGCAGCTGGTGAAGGCCAACAGCCCTGCGTCTCTTGTGGGGCTGCGCTTTGGAGATCAGATCCTGCAGATTGACGGGTGTGACTGTGCCGGCTGGAGCACAGACAGAGCCCACCGGGTGTTGAAGAGGGCATCGGCTGAGAAGATCGTCATGGCCGTTCGGGACAG GCCGTTCCAGCGGACCGTCACCATGCACAAGGACAGCACGGGCCACGTTGGCTTCGTCATCAAGAAGGGAAAGGTCGTCTCTGTGGTCAGAGGGAGCTCCGCAGCCCGCAACGGGCTCCTCACCAACCACTCCGTGTGCGAGGTGAACGGGCAGAACGTCATCGGGCTGAAG GACAAAGAGGTCACAGAGATTCTGGCCACGGCCGGGAGCGTTGTCACCTTGACCATCATCCCCACCGTGATCTACGAGCACATGGTCAAAAA TGGTGAGACCGCCGCTTTTTCAAGACACACTGTTCTCTGA
- the SDCBP2 gene encoding syntenin-2 isoform X1: protein MSTLYPSLEDLKMDQAIQAQARAAPRMPALPVSQPSVLYPSLAELENYMGLSLSSQEVQQNLLQIPEGASMVGSGPLLGQLVAPVSGNSQGTRRAEIKPGMREIHLCKDECGKTGLRLRAIDQGLFVQLVKANSPASLVGLRFGDQILQIDGCDCAGWSTDRAHRVLKRASAEKIVMAVRDRPFQRTVTMHKDSTGHVGFVIKKGKVVSVVRGSSAARNGLLTNHSVCEVNGQNVIGLKDKEVTEILATAGSVVTLTIIPTVIYEHMVKKLSPTLLHHTMDHSIPDA, encoded by the exons ATGTCCACGCTGTACCCATCTCTGGAGGACCTAAAGATGGACCAAGCCATTCAG GCCCAGGCCAGAGCTGCGCCCAGGATGCCCGCCCTGCCAGTCTCCCAGCCTTCAG TTTTGTACCCAAGCCTGGCGGAATTGGAAAATTATATGGGTCTTTCCCTCTCCAGCCAAGAAGTCcagcagaacctgcttcagattccagaAGGTGCTAGT ATGGTGGGCTCTGGCCCCTTGCTGGGCCAGCTGGTGGCACCGGTGTCTGGGAACAGCCAAGGTACGCGGCGTGCAGAGATCAAGCCTGGAATGCGCGAGATCCACCTGTGCAAGGACGAGTGTGGCAAGACGGGCCTGCGGCTAAGGGCCATCGACCAG GGGCTCTTTGTGCAGCTGGTGAAGGCCAACAGCCCTGCGTCTCTTGTGGGGCTGCGCTTTGGAGATCAGATCCTGCAGATTGACGGGTGTGACTGTGCCGGCTGGAGCACAGACAGAGCCCACCGGGTGTTGAAGAGGGCATCGGCTGAGAAGATCGTCATGGCCGTTCGGGACAG GCCGTTCCAGCGGACCGTCACCATGCACAAGGACAGCACGGGCCACGTTGGCTTCGTCATCAAGAAGGGAAAGGTCGTCTCTGTGGTCAGAGGGAGCTCCGCAGCCCGCAACGGGCTCCTCACCAACCACTCCGTGTGCGAGGTGAACGGGCAGAACGTCATCGGGCTGAAG GACAAAGAGGTCACAGAGATTCTGGCCACGGCCGGGAGCGTTGTCACCTTGACCATCATCCCCACCGTGATCTACGAGCACATGGTCAAAAA GTTGTCCCCGACCCTGCTCCACCACACCATGGACCACTCGATCCCAGATGCCTGA
- the SDCBP2 gene encoding syntenin-2 isoform X5 has product MVGSGPLLGQLVAPVSGNSQGTRRAEIKPGMREIHLCKDECGKTGLRLRAIDQGLFVQLVKANSPASLVGLRFGDQILQIDGCDCAGWSTDRAHRVLKRASAEKIVMAVRDRPFQRTVTMHKDSTGHVGFVIKKGKVVSVVRGSSAARNGLLTNHSVCEVNGQNVIGLKDKEVTEILATAGSVVTLTIIPTVIYEHMVKKLSPTLLHHTMDHSIPDA; this is encoded by the exons ATGGTGGGCTCTGGCCCCTTGCTGGGCCAGCTGGTGGCACCGGTGTCTGGGAACAGCCAAGGTACGCGGCGTGCAGAGATCAAGCCTGGAATGCGCGAGATCCACCTGTGCAAGGACGAGTGTGGCAAGACGGGCCTGCGGCTAAGGGCCATCGACCAG GGGCTCTTTGTGCAGCTGGTGAAGGCCAACAGCCCTGCGTCTCTTGTGGGGCTGCGCTTTGGAGATCAGATCCTGCAGATTGACGGGTGTGACTGTGCCGGCTGGAGCACAGACAGAGCCCACCGGGTGTTGAAGAGGGCATCGGCTGAGAAGATCGTCATGGCCGTTCGGGACAG GCCGTTCCAGCGGACCGTCACCATGCACAAGGACAGCACGGGCCACGTTGGCTTCGTCATCAAGAAGGGAAAGGTCGTCTCTGTGGTCAGAGGGAGCTCCGCAGCCCGCAACGGGCTCCTCACCAACCACTCCGTGTGCGAGGTGAACGGGCAGAACGTCATCGGGCTGAAG GACAAAGAGGTCACAGAGATTCTGGCCACGGCCGGGAGCGTTGTCACCTTGACCATCATCCCCACCGTGATCTACGAGCACATGGTCAAAAA GTTGTCCCCGACCCTGCTCCACCACACCATGGACCACTCGATCCCAGATGCCTGA
- the SDCBP2 gene encoding syntenin-2 isoform X4, with translation MSTLYPSLEDLKMDQAIQMVGSGPLLGQLVAPVSGNSQGTRRAEIKPGMREIHLCKDECGKTGLRLRAIDQGLFVQLVKANSPASLVGLRFGDQILQIDGCDCAGWSTDRAHRVLKRASAEKIVMAVRDRPFQRTVTMHKDSTGHVGFVIKKGKVVSVVRGSSAARNGLLTNHSVCEVNGQNVIGLKDKEVTEILATAGSVVTLTIIPTVIYEHMVKKLSPTLLHHTMDHSIPDA, from the exons ATGTCCACGCTGTACCCATCTCTGGAGGACCTAAAGATGGACCAAGCCATTCAG ATGGTGGGCTCTGGCCCCTTGCTGGGCCAGCTGGTGGCACCGGTGTCTGGGAACAGCCAAGGTACGCGGCGTGCAGAGATCAAGCCTGGAATGCGCGAGATCCACCTGTGCAAGGACGAGTGTGGCAAGACGGGCCTGCGGCTAAGGGCCATCGACCAG GGGCTCTTTGTGCAGCTGGTGAAGGCCAACAGCCCTGCGTCTCTTGTGGGGCTGCGCTTTGGAGATCAGATCCTGCAGATTGACGGGTGTGACTGTGCCGGCTGGAGCACAGACAGAGCCCACCGGGTGTTGAAGAGGGCATCGGCTGAGAAGATCGTCATGGCCGTTCGGGACAG GCCGTTCCAGCGGACCGTCACCATGCACAAGGACAGCACGGGCCACGTTGGCTTCGTCATCAAGAAGGGAAAGGTCGTCTCTGTGGTCAGAGGGAGCTCCGCAGCCCGCAACGGGCTCCTCACCAACCACTCCGTGTGCGAGGTGAACGGGCAGAACGTCATCGGGCTGAAG GACAAAGAGGTCACAGAGATTCTGGCCACGGCCGGGAGCGTTGTCACCTTGACCATCATCCCCACCGTGATCTACGAGCACATGGTCAAAAA GTTGTCCCCGACCCTGCTCCACCACACCATGGACCACTCGATCCCAGATGCCTGA
- the SDCBP2 gene encoding syntenin-2 isoform X3 translates to MSTLYPSLEDLKMDQAIQAQARAAPRMPALPVSQPSVLYPSLAELENYMGLSLSSQEVQQNLLQIPEGASMVGSGPLLGQLVAPVSGNSQGTRRAEIKPGMREIHLCKDECGKTGLRLRAIDQGLFVQLVKANSPASLVGLRFGDQILQIDGCDCAGWSTDRAHRVLKRASAEKIVMAVRDRPFQRTVTMHKDSTGHVGFVIKKGKVVSVVRGSSAARNGLLTNHSVCEVNGQNVIGLKDKEVTEILATAGSVVTLTIIPTVIYEHMVKK, encoded by the exons ATGTCCACGCTGTACCCATCTCTGGAGGACCTAAAGATGGACCAAGCCATTCAG GCCCAGGCCAGAGCTGCGCCCAGGATGCCCGCCCTGCCAGTCTCCCAGCCTTCAG TTTTGTACCCAAGCCTGGCGGAATTGGAAAATTATATGGGTCTTTCCCTCTCCAGCCAAGAAGTCcagcagaacctgcttcagattccagaAGGTGCTAGT ATGGTGGGCTCTGGCCCCTTGCTGGGCCAGCTGGTGGCACCGGTGTCTGGGAACAGCCAAGGTACGCGGCGTGCAGAGATCAAGCCTGGAATGCGCGAGATCCACCTGTGCAAGGACGAGTGTGGCAAGACGGGCCTGCGGCTAAGGGCCATCGACCAG GGGCTCTTTGTGCAGCTGGTGAAGGCCAACAGCCCTGCGTCTCTTGTGGGGCTGCGCTTTGGAGATCAGATCCTGCAGATTGACGGGTGTGACTGTGCCGGCTGGAGCACAGACAGAGCCCACCGGGTGTTGAAGAGGGCATCGGCTGAGAAGATCGTCATGGCCGTTCGGGACAG GCCGTTCCAGCGGACCGTCACCATGCACAAGGACAGCACGGGCCACGTTGGCTTCGTCATCAAGAAGGGAAAGGTCGTCTCTGTGGTCAGAGGGAGCTCCGCAGCCCGCAACGGGCTCCTCACCAACCACTCCGTGTGCGAGGTGAACGGGCAGAACGTCATCGGGCTGAAG GACAAAGAGGTCACAGAGATTCTGGCCACGGCCGGGAGCGTTGTCACCTTGACCATCATCCCCACCGTGATCTACGAGCACATGGTCAAAAAGTAA